A single Pan troglodytes isolate AG18354 chromosome 19, NHGRI_mPanTro3-v2.0_pri, whole genome shotgun sequence DNA region contains:
- the LOC100613381 gene encoding LOW QUALITY PROTEIN: uncharacterized protein LOC100613381 (The sequence of the model RefSeq protein was modified relative to this genomic sequence to represent the inferred CDS: inserted 1 base in 1 codon) — protein sequence MARSTIIPILEMWTGPQQCQGVSWLLNSRIRSRLEDLEDVPLCLGRTSPGAHLPLERAGAQGAHSPLGPRDRLRLRLGVSKGTCAAPWGGGGPKVSGQCRAADGGRGATGPGGAPRAGVPGPLQPRRGWSQGGSGRGSDPKSRPQAAARSSSLPEGRPRRMGSRARRAQSPWGGEQECSCEPRRALPPAQPSIAGPLLSHRRTGSSLPASAEPWPRNCLKARPLHLPTSGPASSPVAKITGLYNDSEPPRKTMHRGVLMTLLQQSAMTLPLWIGKPGDKPPPLCGAIPASGDYVARPGDKVAAQVKAVVGDEQWILAEVVSYSHATNKXSDTSPGAALCPSCPPAPQPQEDYSILFEDTSYADGYSPHLSVAQRYLVASKEPKKK from the exons ATGGCCAGAAGTACTATCATCCCCATCTTAGAGATGTGGACAGGGCCGCAACAGTGTCAGGGCGTTTCCTGGCTCCTCAACAGCAGGATCCGAAGTCGTCTGGAGGATCTGGAGGATGTGCCGCTCTGCTTGGGGCGGACCTCCCCTGGAGCGCACCTCCCCCTGGAGCGCGCGGGCGCGCAGGGTGCACACAGCCCTCTTGGACCCCGGGACCGGCTCAGGCTCAGGCTCGGCGTCAGCAAAGGGACCTGCGCGGCGCCCTGGGGCGGAGGAGGCCCGAAGGTCAGTGGCCAGTGCCGTGCGGCTGACGGAGGTCGGGGCGCAACGGGACCGGGAGGAGCGCCCAGGGCGGGGGTGCCAGGCCCCCTCCAACCGCGGCGGGGTTGGAGTCAAGGCGGCTCCGGGCGGGGGTCGGACCCCAAATCCAGGCCACAGGCCGCCGCCCGGTCTTCTTCTTTACCCGAAGGGCGGCCGCGGCGGATGGGAAGCCGTGCACGACGAGCACAATCTCCATGGGGAGGAGAACAGGAATGTTCCTGTGAGCCCCGCCGCGCCCTACCGCCAGCGCAGCCCAGCATCGCGGGTCCCCTCCTATCCCACCGGAGAACGGGGTCCTCACTCCCAGCTTCAGCCGAGCCCTGGCCCCGCAACTGCCTGAAGGCACGCCCCCTGCACCTGCCCACCTCAGGTCCCGCCTCCAGCCCAG TGGCCAAGATCACGGGTCTCTACAATGACTCGGAGCCACCCCGGAAGACCATGCACAGAGGGGTGCTGATGACCCTGCTGCAGCAGTCGGCCATGACCCTGCCCCTGTGGATTGGGAAGCCTGGTGACAA GCCCCCACCCCTCTGTGGGGCCATCCCTGCCTCAGGAGACTATGTGGCCAGACCTGGAGACAAGGTGGCTGCCCAGGTGAAGGCCGTGGTTGGGGATGAGCAGTGGATCCTGGCCGAGGTGGTCAGTTACAGCCATGCCACCAACA TGAGTGACACCAGCCCCGGGGCTGCTCTCTGCCCTTCCTGCCCACCTGCCCCACAGCCCCAGGAGGACTACTCTATCCTGTTTGAAGACACCTCCTATGCAGACGGCTACTCCCCTCATCTCAGTGTGGCCCAGAGGTACCTGGTAGCTTCTAAGGAGCCCAAGAAAAAGTGA
- the MEIOC gene encoding meiosis-specific coiled-coil domain-containing protein MEIOC isoform X4 gives MELIQDTSRPPLEYVKGVPLIKYFAEALGPLQSFQARPDDLLINTYPKSGTTWVSQILDMIYQGGDLEKCNRVPIYVRVPFLEVNDPGEPSGLETLKDTPPPRLIKSHLPLALLPQTLLDQKVKVVYVARNPKDVAVSYYHFHRMEKAHPEPGTWDSFLEKFMAGEVSYGSWYQHMQEWWELSRTHPVLYLFYEDMKENPKREIQKILEFVGHSLPEETMDFMVQHTSFKEMKKNPMTNYTTVPQELMDHSTSPFMRKGMAGDWKTTFTVAQNERFDADYAEKMAGCSLSFRSEL, from the exons ATGGAGCTGATCCAGGACACCTCCCGCCCGCCACTGGAGTACGTGAAGGGGGTCCCGCTCATCAAGTACTTTGCAGAGGCACTGGGGCCCCTGCAGAGCTTCCAAGCCCGACCTGATGACCTGCTCATCAACACCTACCCCAAGTCTG gcACCACCTGGGTGAGCCAGATACTGGACATGATCTACCAGGGCGGCGACCTAGAGAAGTGTAACCGGGTTCCCATCTACGTACGGGTGCCCTTCCTTGAGGTCAATGATCCAGGGGAACCCTCAG GGCTGGAGACTCTGAAAGACACACCGCCCCCACGGCTCATCAAGTCACACCTGCCCCTGGCTCTGCTCCCTCAGACTCTGTTGGATCAGAAGGTCAAG GTGGTCTATGTTGCCCGAAACCCAAAGGACGTGGCGGTCTCCTACTACCATTTCCACCGTATGGAAAAGGCGCACCCTGAGCCTGGGACCTGGGACAGCTTCCTGGAAAAGTTCATGGCTGGAGAAG TGTCCTACGGGTCCTGGTACCAGCACATGCAGGAGTGGTGGGAGCTGAGCCGCACCCACCCTGTTCTCTACCTCTTCTATGAAGACATGAAGGAG AACCCCAAAAGGGAGATTCAAAAGATCCTGGAGTTTGTGGGGCACTCCCTGCCAGAGGAGACCATGGACTTCATGGTTCAGCACACGTCGTTCAAGGAGATGAAGAAGAACCCTATGACCAACTACACCACCGTCCCCCAGGAGCTCATGGACCACAGCACCTCCCCCTTCATGAGGAAAG GCATGGCTGGGGACTGGAAGACCACCTTCACCGTGGCGCAGAATGAGCGCTTCGATGCGGACTATGCGGAGAAGATGGCaggctgcagcctcagcttccgcTCTGAGCTGTGA
- the MEIOC gene encoding meiosis-specific coiled-coil domain-containing protein MEIOC isoform X3 — MNCFHQMNMELIQDTSRPPLEYVKGVPLIKYFAEALGPLQSFQARPDDLLINTYPKSGTTWVSQILDMIYQGGDLEKCNRVPIYVRVPFLEVNDPGEPSGLETLKDTPPPRLIKSHLPLALLPQTLLDQKVKVVYVARNPKDVAVSYYHFHRMEKAHPEPGTWDSFLEKFMAGEVSYGSWYQHMQEWWELSRTHPVLYLFYEDMKENPKREIQKILEFVGHSLPEETMDFMVQHTSFKEMKKNPMTNYTTVPQELMDHSTSPFMRKGMAGDWKTTFTVAQNERFDADYAEKMAGCSLSFRSEL, encoded by the exons GAACATGGAGCTGATCCAGGACACCTCCCGCCCGCCACTGGAGTACGTGAAGGGGGTCCCGCTCATCAAGTACTTTGCAGAGGCACTGGGGCCCCTGCAGAGCTTCCAAGCCCGACCTGATGACCTGCTCATCAACACCTACCCCAAGTCTG gcACCACCTGGGTGAGCCAGATACTGGACATGATCTACCAGGGCGGCGACCTAGAGAAGTGTAACCGGGTTCCCATCTACGTACGGGTGCCCTTCCTTGAGGTCAATGATCCAGGGGAACCCTCAG GGCTGGAGACTCTGAAAGACACACCGCCCCCACGGCTCATCAAGTCACACCTGCCCCTGGCTCTGCTCCCTCAGACTCTGTTGGATCAGAAGGTCAAG GTGGTCTATGTTGCCCGAAACCCAAAGGACGTGGCGGTCTCCTACTACCATTTCCACCGTATGGAAAAGGCGCACCCTGAGCCTGGGACCTGGGACAGCTTCCTGGAAAAGTTCATGGCTGGAGAAG TGTCCTACGGGTCCTGGTACCAGCACATGCAGGAGTGGTGGGAGCTGAGCCGCACCCACCCTGTTCTCTACCTCTTCTATGAAGACATGAAGGAG AACCCCAAAAGGGAGATTCAAAAGATCCTGGAGTTTGTGGGGCACTCCCTGCCAGAGGAGACCATGGACTTCATGGTTCAGCACACGTCGTTCAAGGAGATGAAGAAGAACCCTATGACCAACTACACCACCGTCCCCCAGGAGCTCATGGACCACAGCACCTCCCCCTTCATGAGGAAAG GCATGGCTGGGGACTGGAAGACCACCTTCACCGTGGCGCAGAATGAGCGCTTCGATGCGGACTATGCGGAGAAGATGGCaggctgcagcctcagcttccgcTCTGAGCTGTGA